The Athene noctua chromosome 26, bAthNoc1.hap1.1, whole genome shotgun sequence genome has a window encoding:
- the ROBO4 gene encoding roundabout homolog 4 isoform X3 encodes MLPGAGMAGGWATALGLGLCLTVLPWGGCHPPGTATAPQSAAALRENFRLQPGDLVATAGQALELDCVPPSGHPEPRVTWKKDGVTLDLAGDRYTVTNGKLRVAPAHRSDSGLYVCVAANAAGERESRGTHVSVLEKPTIIRHPSDAAVAAGSTVELGCGAQGDPAPRVQWHKERGDLPWGRHEVDQENTLRLYAVTPADAGTYVCTAQSQLGTATATARIRVEGQASPGRRGAAPRDPLAVQLYLDNVTVLPAAAVHLRWRMVMPVPVLVGYMVLYRCLLPASTSWVQHDAGRELSAIIPALRRGYKYEFKVRPYAGGTQGLDSNSRYLWIPEEVPSAAPQHVTVGQAETGNGSVVVSWEPPPPESHNGIIQGYKVWSVGEGLQHPTNRTVDGGTHRLEALHPNPGAEFCVQVAAFNGAGLGVPSNATCGILGMMAGSTGVVRVLRQPAVIAATGSLLWLALLALLLLLCQHRATQDAAARHRLMAGDSPWLGGPWKPGCAPQNLSSSSSLSSRLLGSDGRDPHPSTLSLEPSSLGPPTSPNCSSLHGGHPLPLGDTGCCDRGHPGVCTEPSTPNPAPWERIRKRELHQVHSTPVLTGGPGHIPITRNGGEWGTDFGLAAGWPQQRGHDSDTTTAMMAGGDRRWLPVFSSPKPRRGSASLASSVTGTPPRPSHAWHPPVTRSPATVCPRDTSPVTRHPKDMSLAAGIPRDASAATQHPRDTSPVTESPRDVSPVTRHPRNMSLVTEHPKDRFLDSRHPKAVSPVTRHPRDMSPATRHPKDPSPATRHKRETILATSHPEDMSLVTRCPRDMSPVTRHPRNPSPVTKSQRNMSPATRHPKDVSPGIRHPRDRSPVTRLTKEKSPATGHLKDKFLATSRYPEDMTAPTRHPRDTFPATGHPRDTSPVPRHPEEMSPVPGHHRDKFLGSRYRKDVSLVTGHPKDTSPVPRHPEEMSPVPGHCKDTFLGNRYPEDMPPAMGHPKDTSPASKCLRDTSSVTRHPEKMSPATGHQRDTSLGNRYPRDMSLVSRYPKDVCLATRHPRETSLVIRHPRDMLLAIRYPKDTSPATRHPRDTSPVTGRLSPAFSDGVLTPQGVAEDLEMDQDITRPSLPAPTTPRSFSPPHTYGYIYGPPASELGEEEEEEEEEEEERPASRGSPGGSLLNGWGSVSEDNFASARCSLVSSCDGSFLLDASFARALAVAVDGLCFGLEDTDRAYGGLSPPPSPLEGIFPPGVPIPTWDWGTALGAPQGVGMETAAGIPQHGGHRSRSGTPWASVGGELGTGGTGAECRTRQGQSPLSSAKIQLY; translated from the exons atgctgcctggggctggcatGGCGGGCGGCTGGGCGACGGCGCTGGGCCTGGGGCTCTGCCTCACCGTGCTGCCCTGGGGAG GCTGCCACCCCCCCGGCACAGCCACAGCACCCCAAAGCGCAGCTG CACTACGGGAAAATTTCCGCCTGCAGCCGGGTGATTTGGTGGCCACGGCGGGGCAAGCGTTGGAGCTGGATTGCGTTCCCCCCTCGGGGCACCCCGAACCCCGCGTCACCTGGAAGAAGGATGGGGTGACCTTGGACTTGGCGGGTGACCGGTACACGGTCACCAACGGGAAGTTGCGGGTGGCACCGGCGCACCGGAGTGACTCTGGGCTCTACGTCTGTGTGGCGGCCAACGCGGCGGGCGAGAGGGAGAGCCGGGGCACCCACGTCTCCGTCCTGG AGAAACCCACCATCATACGGCACCCGAGTGACGCCGCGGTAGCGGCCGGCAGCACCGTGGAGCTGGGCTGCGGTGCCCAAGGTGACCCAGCGCCACGGGTGCAGTGGCACAAGGAACGTGGGGACCTGCCCTGGGGCAG GCATGAGGTGGACCAGGAGAACACGTTGCGCCTCTATGCTGTGACGCCCGCCGACGCTGGCACCTACGTGTGTACGGCACAGAGCCAGCTGggcaccgccaccgccaccgcccgCATCCGCGTGGAGG GCCAGGCATCGCCGGGCCGGCGGGGGGCTGCGCCACGGGACCCGCTGGCCGTGCAGCTCTACCTGGACAACGTCACTGTGCTGCCCGCTGCCGCCGTCCATCTCCGCTGGCGG ATGGTGATGCCGGTGCCGGTGCTGGTGGGGTACATGGTGCTGTAccgctgcctgctccctgccagcacctCCTGGGTGCAACACGACGCGGGCAGGGAGCTCAGTGCCATCATCCCCGCGCTCCGCAGGGGCTACAAGTACGAGTTCAAGGTCCGACCCTACGCTGGAGGGACCCAGGGCTTGGACAGCAACAGCAGGTACCTCTGGATACCTGAGGAAG TGCCGAGCGCAGCACCCCAACACGTCACCGTGGGCCAGGCTGAGACAGGGAACGGCAGCGTGGTCGTGAGCTGGGAGCCACCTCCTCCTGAGTCCCACAACGGCATCATCCAGGGCTACAAG GTCTGGTCAGTGGGCGAGGGCTTGCAGCACCCCACCAACAGGACAGTGGATGGAGGCACCCATCGCCTGGAAGCCCTCCACCCAAACCCTGGGGCCGAATTCTGTGTCCAGGTGGCAGCTTTCAACGGcgcagggctgggggtccccagcAACGCCACCTGTGGCATCCTGG GGATGATGGCAGGGAGCACTGGGGTGGTGCGGGTGCTGCGGCAGCCCGCCGTCATCGCAGCCACTGGCTCGCTGCTCTGGTTGGCCTTgctcgccctcctcctcctcctctgccagcaCCGCGCCACTCAGGACGCTGCAGCTCGCCACAG GCTGATGGCTGGTGACTCGCCGTGGCTTGGTGGTCCCTGGAAACCTGGCTGTGCCCCCCAaaatctcagcagcagcagcagcctcagcagccGGCTCCTGGGCAGTGACGGCAGGGACCCCCACCCCTCTA CCCTGTCCTTGGAACCGTCAAGCCTTggtccccccacatccccaaaCTGCAGCAGCCTCCACGGGGGACACCCACTGCCtcttggggacacggggtgctGTGACAGGGGGCATCCTGGGGTATGCACCGAACCCAGCACCCCGAACCCAGCACCCTGGGAGCGCATCCGCAAGCGAG agctgcacCAAGTGCACAGCACCCCGGTGCTCACGGGTGGCCCTGGGCACATTCCCATCACCAGGAATGGAGGTGAGTGGGGAACAGATTTTGGGCTGGCAGCTGGGTGGCCTCAGCAAAGGGGACATGACAGTGACACCACCACTGCCATGATGGCCGGAGGGGACCGGCGGTGGCTGCCAGTCTTCAGCTCCCCAAAACCACGACGAGGCAGTGCTTCACTGGCCTCCAGTGTCACTGGGACACCCCCAAGACCTTCCCATGCCTGGCACCCGCCAGTGACCCG GTCCCCGGCCACTGTGTGCCCCAGGGACACATCCCCGGTCACCAGGCATCCCAAGGACATGTCCCTGGCCGCTGGGATCCCCAGGGATGCATCTGCAGCCACGCAGCACCCCAGGGACACATCCCCGGTCACTGAGAGCCCCAGGGATGTGTCACCAGTCACCAGGCACCCTAGGAACATGTCCCTGGTCACTGAGCACCCCAAGGACAGGTTCCTTGACAGCAGGCATCCCAAGGCTGTGTCACCAGTTACCAGGCATCCCAGAGACATGTCACCGGCCACCAGGCACCCCAAGGACCCATCACCAGCCACCAGGCACAAGAGGGAAACAATCCTGGCCACCAGTCACCCTGAGGACATGTCCCTGGTCACCAGGTGCCCCAGGGACATGTCCCCAGTCACCAGGCACCCCAGGAACCCATCACCAGTGACCAAGAGCCAGAGGAACATGTCACCAGCCACCAGGCACCCCAAGGATGTGTCCCCAGGCATCAGACATCCAAGAGACAGGTCTCCAGTCACTAGGCTTACCAAGGAGAAGTCCCCAGCCACTGGGCACCTCAAGGACAAGTTCCTGGCCACCAG CAGGTACCCTGAGGACATGACTGCACCTACCAGGCATCCCAGGGACACATTCCCAGCCACTGGGCACCCCAGAGACACATCCCCAGTCCCCAGGCACCCTGAGGAGATGTCCCCAGTCCCTGGGCACCACAGGGACAAGTTCTTGGGCAGCAG ATACCGAAAGGACGTGTCACTGGTCACCGGGCATCCCAAGGACACATCCCCAGTCCCCAGGCACCCTGAGGAGATGTCTCCAGTCCCTGGTCACTGCAAGGACACATTCTTGGGAAACAG ATACCCTGAGGACATGCCACCAGCCATGGGACATCCCAAGGACACATCCCCAGCCAGCAAGTGCCTGAGGGACACATCCTCAGTCACCAGGCACCCTGAAAAGATGTCCCCAGCCACTGGTCACCAGAGGGACACGTCCTTGGGCAACAGGTACCCCAGAGACATGTCCCTGGTCAGCAGGTACCCCAAGGACGTGTGCCTAGCCACCAGACACCCCAGGGAGACATCACTGGTGATCAGGCACCCGAGGGACATGTTGCTGGCCATCAGGTACCCTAAGGACACGTCCCCAGCTACCAGGCACCCAAGGGACACGTCACCGGTCACTGGGCGCCTCTCACCAGCATTCAGCGATGGGGTCCTCACGCCGCAGGGGGTGGCCGAGGACCTGGAGATGGACCAGGACATCACCCGCCCCAG CCTCCCAGCACCAACCACGCCACGGTCCTTCTCACCACCACACACCTATGGCTACATCTACGGGCCACCAGCCTCTGAACTGggcgaagaggaggaggaggaagaggaggaggaggaagagcggCCAGCGTCGAGGGGCTCACCGGGGGGGTCACTACTGAATGGCTGGGGGTCTGTCTCAGAGGACAACTTTGCCAGTGCCCGCTGCAGCTTGGTGAGCTCCTGTGATGGCTCCTTCCTCCTAGATGCCAGCTTTGCCCGGGCGCTGGCTGTGGCCGTTGATGGCCTCTGCTTTGGCCTTGAAGACACCGATAGGGCCTATGGGG GTCTCTCACCGCCACCATCACCCTTGGAGGGCATCTTCCCACCTGGggtccccatccccacctgggactgggggacagcactgggggccCCCCAGGGAGTCGGGATGGAGACGGCAGCGGGCATCCCGCAGCATG gtGGCCATAGGTCGAGGAGTGGCACTCCCTGGGCCAGTGTGGGTGGCGagctggggacaggagggacggGAGCAGAATGTCggacacggcaaggccagagtCCCCTCAGCTCAGCTAAAATCCAGCTTTATTAA
- the ROBO4 gene encoding roundabout homolog 4 isoform X4: MLPGAGMAGGWATALGLGLCLTVLPWGGCHPPGTATAPQSAAALRENFRLQPGDLVATAGQALELDCVPPSGHPEPRVTWKKDGVTLDLAGDRYTVTNGKLRVAPAHRSDSGLYVCVAANAAGERESRGTHVSVLEKPTIIRHPSDAAVAAGSTVELGCGAQGDPAPRVQWHKERGDLPWGRHEVDQENTLRLYAVTPADAGTYVCTAQSQLGTATATARIRVEGQASPGRRGAAPRDPLAVQLYLDNVTVLPAAAVHLRWRMVMPVPVLVGYMVLYRCLLPASTSWVQHDAGRELSAIIPALRRGYKYEFKVRPYAGGTQGLDSNSRYLWIPEEVPSAAPQHVTVGQAETGNGSVVVSWEPPPPESHNGIIQGYKVWSVGEGLQHPTNRTVDGGTHRLEALHPNPGAEFCVQVAAFNGAGLGVPSNATCGILGMMAGSTGVVRVLRQPAVIAATGSLLWLALLALLLLLCQHRATQDAAARHRLMAGDSPWLGGPWKPGCAPQNLSSSSSLSSRLLGSDGRDPHPSTLSLEPSSLGPPTSPNCSSLHGGHPLPLGDTGCCDRGHPGVCTEPSTPNPAPWERIRKRELHQVHSTPVLTGGPGHIPITRNGGEWGTDFGLAAGWPQQRGHDSDTTTAMMAGGDRRWLPVFSSPKPRRGSASLASSVTGTPPRPSHAWHPPVTRSPATVCPRDTSPVTRHPKDMSLAAGIPRDASAATQHPRDTSPVTESPRDVSPVTRHPRNMSLVTEHPKDRFLDSRHPKAVSPVTRHPRDMSPATRHPKDPSPATRHKRETILATSHPEDMSLVTRCPRDMSPVTRHPRNPSPVTKSQRNMSPATRHPKDVSPGIRHPRDRSPVTRLTKEKSPATGHLKDKFLATSRYPEDMTAPTRHPRDTFPATGHPRDTSPVPRHPEEMSPVPGHHRDKFLGSRYPKDMSPSTRHPRDPSPVTRHPGDTFLATRYRKDVSLVTGHPKDTSPVPRHPEEMSPVPGHCKDTFLGNRYPEDMPPAMGHPKDTSPASKCLRDTSSVTRHPEKMSPATGHQRDTSLGNRYPKDTSPATRHPRDTSPVTGRLSPAFSDGVLTPQGVAEDLEMDQDITRPSLPAPTTPRSFSPPHTYGYIYGPPASELGEEEEEEEEEEEERPASRGSPGGSLLNGWGSVSEDNFASARCSLVSSCDGSFLLDASFARALAVAVDGLCFGLEDTDRAYGGLSPPPSPLEGIFPPGVPIPTWDWGTALGAPQGVGMETAAGIPQHGGHRSRSGTPWASVGGELGTGGTGAECRTRQGQSPLSSAKIQLY; encoded by the exons atgctgcctggggctggcatGGCGGGCGGCTGGGCGACGGCGCTGGGCCTGGGGCTCTGCCTCACCGTGCTGCCCTGGGGAG GCTGCCACCCCCCCGGCACAGCCACAGCACCCCAAAGCGCAGCTG CACTACGGGAAAATTTCCGCCTGCAGCCGGGTGATTTGGTGGCCACGGCGGGGCAAGCGTTGGAGCTGGATTGCGTTCCCCCCTCGGGGCACCCCGAACCCCGCGTCACCTGGAAGAAGGATGGGGTGACCTTGGACTTGGCGGGTGACCGGTACACGGTCACCAACGGGAAGTTGCGGGTGGCACCGGCGCACCGGAGTGACTCTGGGCTCTACGTCTGTGTGGCGGCCAACGCGGCGGGCGAGAGGGAGAGCCGGGGCACCCACGTCTCCGTCCTGG AGAAACCCACCATCATACGGCACCCGAGTGACGCCGCGGTAGCGGCCGGCAGCACCGTGGAGCTGGGCTGCGGTGCCCAAGGTGACCCAGCGCCACGGGTGCAGTGGCACAAGGAACGTGGGGACCTGCCCTGGGGCAG GCATGAGGTGGACCAGGAGAACACGTTGCGCCTCTATGCTGTGACGCCCGCCGACGCTGGCACCTACGTGTGTACGGCACAGAGCCAGCTGggcaccgccaccgccaccgcccgCATCCGCGTGGAGG GCCAGGCATCGCCGGGCCGGCGGGGGGCTGCGCCACGGGACCCGCTGGCCGTGCAGCTCTACCTGGACAACGTCACTGTGCTGCCCGCTGCCGCCGTCCATCTCCGCTGGCGG ATGGTGATGCCGGTGCCGGTGCTGGTGGGGTACATGGTGCTGTAccgctgcctgctccctgccagcacctCCTGGGTGCAACACGACGCGGGCAGGGAGCTCAGTGCCATCATCCCCGCGCTCCGCAGGGGCTACAAGTACGAGTTCAAGGTCCGACCCTACGCTGGAGGGACCCAGGGCTTGGACAGCAACAGCAGGTACCTCTGGATACCTGAGGAAG TGCCGAGCGCAGCACCCCAACACGTCACCGTGGGCCAGGCTGAGACAGGGAACGGCAGCGTGGTCGTGAGCTGGGAGCCACCTCCTCCTGAGTCCCACAACGGCATCATCCAGGGCTACAAG GTCTGGTCAGTGGGCGAGGGCTTGCAGCACCCCACCAACAGGACAGTGGATGGAGGCACCCATCGCCTGGAAGCCCTCCACCCAAACCCTGGGGCCGAATTCTGTGTCCAGGTGGCAGCTTTCAACGGcgcagggctgggggtccccagcAACGCCACCTGTGGCATCCTGG GGATGATGGCAGGGAGCACTGGGGTGGTGCGGGTGCTGCGGCAGCCCGCCGTCATCGCAGCCACTGGCTCGCTGCTCTGGTTGGCCTTgctcgccctcctcctcctcctctgccagcaCCGCGCCACTCAGGACGCTGCAGCTCGCCACAG GCTGATGGCTGGTGACTCGCCGTGGCTTGGTGGTCCCTGGAAACCTGGCTGTGCCCCCCAaaatctcagcagcagcagcagcctcagcagccGGCTCCTGGGCAGTGACGGCAGGGACCCCCACCCCTCTA CCCTGTCCTTGGAACCGTCAAGCCTTggtccccccacatccccaaaCTGCAGCAGCCTCCACGGGGGACACCCACTGCCtcttggggacacggggtgctGTGACAGGGGGCATCCTGGGGTATGCACCGAACCCAGCACCCCGAACCCAGCACCCTGGGAGCGCATCCGCAAGCGAG agctgcacCAAGTGCACAGCACCCCGGTGCTCACGGGTGGCCCTGGGCACATTCCCATCACCAGGAATGGAGGTGAGTGGGGAACAGATTTTGGGCTGGCAGCTGGGTGGCCTCAGCAAAGGGGACATGACAGTGACACCACCACTGCCATGATGGCCGGAGGGGACCGGCGGTGGCTGCCAGTCTTCAGCTCCCCAAAACCACGACGAGGCAGTGCTTCACTGGCCTCCAGTGTCACTGGGACACCCCCAAGACCTTCCCATGCCTGGCACCCGCCAGTGACCCG GTCCCCGGCCACTGTGTGCCCCAGGGACACATCCCCGGTCACCAGGCATCCCAAGGACATGTCCCTGGCCGCTGGGATCCCCAGGGATGCATCTGCAGCCACGCAGCACCCCAGGGACACATCCCCGGTCACTGAGAGCCCCAGGGATGTGTCACCAGTCACCAGGCACCCTAGGAACATGTCCCTGGTCACTGAGCACCCCAAGGACAGGTTCCTTGACAGCAGGCATCCCAAGGCTGTGTCACCAGTTACCAGGCATCCCAGAGACATGTCACCGGCCACCAGGCACCCCAAGGACCCATCACCAGCCACCAGGCACAAGAGGGAAACAATCCTGGCCACCAGTCACCCTGAGGACATGTCCCTGGTCACCAGGTGCCCCAGGGACATGTCCCCAGTCACCAGGCACCCCAGGAACCCATCACCAGTGACCAAGAGCCAGAGGAACATGTCACCAGCCACCAGGCACCCCAAGGATGTGTCCCCAGGCATCAGACATCCAAGAGACAGGTCTCCAGTCACTAGGCTTACCAAGGAGAAGTCCCCAGCCACTGGGCACCTCAAGGACAAGTTCCTGGCCACCAG CAGGTACCCTGAGGACATGACTGCACCTACCAGGCATCCCAGGGACACATTCCCAGCCACTGGGCACCCCAGAGACACATCCCCAGTCCCCAGGCACCCTGAGGAGATGTCCCCAGTCCCTGGGCACCACAGGGACAAGTTCTTGGGCAGCAGGTACCCCAAGGACATGTCCCCATCCACCAGGCATCCCAGGGACCCATCACCAGTGACCAGGCACCCAGGGGACACATTTCTGGCCACCAGATACCGAAAGGACGTGTCACTGGTCACCGGGCATCCCAAGGACACATCCCCAGTCCCCAGGCACCCTGAGGAGATGTCTCCAGTCCCTGGTCACTGCAAGGACACATTCTTGGGAAACAG ATACCCTGAGGACATGCCACCAGCCATGGGACATCCCAAGGACACATCCCCAGCCAGCAAGTGCCTGAGGGACACATCCTCAGTCACCAGGCACCCTGAAAAGATGTCCCCAGCCACTGGTCACCAGAGGGACACGTCCTTGGGCAACAG GTACCCTAAGGACACGTCCCCAGCTACCAGGCACCCAAGGGACACGTCACCGGTCACTGGGCGCCTCTCACCAGCATTCAGCGATGGGGTCCTCACGCCGCAGGGGGTGGCCGAGGACCTGGAGATGGACCAGGACATCACCCGCCCCAG CCTCCCAGCACCAACCACGCCACGGTCCTTCTCACCACCACACACCTATGGCTACATCTACGGGCCACCAGCCTCTGAACTGggcgaagaggaggaggaggaagaggaggaggaggaagagcggCCAGCGTCGAGGGGCTCACCGGGGGGGTCACTACTGAATGGCTGGGGGTCTGTCTCAGAGGACAACTTTGCCAGTGCCCGCTGCAGCTTGGTGAGCTCCTGTGATGGCTCCTTCCTCCTAGATGCCAGCTTTGCCCGGGCGCTGGCTGTGGCCGTTGATGGCCTCTGCTTTGGCCTTGAAGACACCGATAGGGCCTATGGGG GTCTCTCACCGCCACCATCACCCTTGGAGGGCATCTTCCCACCTGGggtccccatccccacctgggactgggggacagcactgggggccCCCCAGGGAGTCGGGATGGAGACGGCAGCGGGCATCCCGCAGCATG gtGGCCATAGGTCGAGGAGTGGCACTCCCTGGGCCAGTGTGGGTGGCGagctggggacaggagggacggGAGCAGAATGTCggacacggcaaggccagagtCCCCTCAGCTCAGCTAAAATCCAGCTTTATTAA